The DNA region ACTACTACACAAAGGAAATCATTGGAACCAGCGTTGGGGCGACTTTGGAGACAAGATACCCCCTCGAGGCTCTAAACAAGGCACTGGAACGACTTGGAGGCAGGACACCTGATGACCTGACTCATCACTCTGACCGTGGCGTACAATACGCCAGCTACGCATATACAGACATCTTGAAACATTGGCAGATAAAGATCAGCATGACGGAGAACGGCAACCCAAAGGACAATGCCGTGGCAGAACGCGTCAACAACACCATAAAGAACGAGTTGCTCATGGACATGGAGTTCTTCTCCATAGAGGAGGTAAAGGATGCCGTGCGCATAGCCGTTGACTTCTACAACAATGAGCGACCTCATATGAGTATAGACGGAATGACTCCATCGGAAGCTGCACTCTGCACAGGAGAAATAAACAAGAAATGGACAAGTTATAGAGAAATTGCCATAAAAACTTGCAAAGG from Fibrobacter sp. includes:
- a CDS encoding IS3 family transposase, encoding MKEYQITSMCELLGVSKQAYYKHGDCLMRKLAEESFVVEYIKEVRSKDRGIGGCKLWEMYSRKFGKDHSVGYNRFYDIIDKYDLKVRERKRRAHTTDSTHGLPLYPNIAKDLLPDRPNQLWVSDITYIPFWLDKEQGVYDFCYLSLITDYYTKEIIGTSVGATLETRYPLEALNKALERLGGRTPDDLTHHSDRGVQYASYAYTDILKHWQIKISMTENGNPKDNAVAERVNNTIKNELLMDMEFFSIEEVKDAVRIAVDFYNNERPHMSIDGMTPSEAALCTGEINKKWTSYREIAIKTCKG